One window of the Corynebacterium glutamicum ATCC 13032 genome contains the following:
- a CDS encoding organic hydroperoxide resistance protein: MAIESIAYTSEALSTGSGRLGHVRSTDGALEFEMTPPKALGGSGEGTNPEQLFAVGYAACFHSAMHSVARSRKITLEDTAVGARVSIGPNGAGGFEIAVELEVSIPQLPQAEAQELADAAHQVCPYSNATRGNISVTVSVIDEEA, encoded by the coding sequence ATGGCGATCGAGTCCATCGCGTACACCAGTGAAGCACTCTCAACCGGCAGTGGCCGGCTGGGGCATGTGCGCTCCACAGATGGTGCGCTCGAATTTGAAATGACACCGCCAAAGGCTTTGGGCGGATCCGGTGAAGGCACCAATCCAGAACAGCTGTTCGCGGTAGGTTACGCAGCCTGTTTCCACTCTGCCATGCACTCTGTCGCACGCAGCCGCAAGATCACTCTTGAAGACACAGCGGTTGGTGCCCGAGTTAGCATCGGGCCAAACGGCGCTGGTGGATTTGAGATTGCCGTAGAACTCGAAGTATCGATTCCTCAATTGCCACAAGCAGAAGCCCAGGAACTTGCTGATGCCGCGCACCAGGTGTGCCCGTATTCCAACGCCACACGAGGCAATATCTCGGTAACTGTGTCAGTCATCGACGAAGAGGCTTAA
- the aztD gene encoding zinc metallochaperone AztD, which translates to MKNSKLLLIAAVSTASILLASCGTDSSADTATASSSATASSEAHDHDGHEAEGSSTAVEVSSPQARIVTTYDGGIITLDANTLEILEDTELAGFNRLNSAGDGRHVFVSTGGGFQLFDTGAWTEPHGDHTHSYTATPELTDITYSTDKPGHVVNHAGKTVLFGDGDGKIQIFDTASLLKGDEVEPEIKNALKAHHGVAVVLENGDLLHTLGDEDSRNGAVVFNAAGEEIARNEQCPGVHGESAALGDAIAVGCEDGVLIYKDGEFTKVQAPDSYGRIGNQSGSDVSPVVLGDYKVDKDADLERPERVSLTNTETGELTLVDLGTSYSFRSLGRGPAGEAVVLGTDGALHIIDANTGAITNTYPVIDAWTEPEVWQEARPTLFINKDRAYVSDPSNNELHVVDLANGNILASATLPGTPNELTGVSG; encoded by the coding sequence ATGAAAAACTCCAAGCTACTTCTTATTGCTGCGGTATCCACCGCATCTATCCTGCTGGCAAGCTGTGGCACTGACAGCTCTGCAGATACTGCAACTGCGTCTAGCTCTGCAACAGCAAGCTCCGAGGCACACGATCATGATGGCCACGAAGCCGAAGGCAGCAGCACTGCCGTTGAGGTGTCCTCCCCGCAGGCCCGCATCGTCACCACCTACGACGGTGGCATCATTACCCTCGACGCCAACACTCTGGAAATCCTGGAAGACACCGAACTAGCAGGTTTTAACCGCCTCAACAGTGCAGGAGACGGACGCCACGTATTTGTCTCCACAGGTGGCGGCTTCCAGCTCTTTGATACCGGCGCATGGACCGAACCACACGGCGATCACACCCACAGCTACACCGCCACCCCAGAACTCACCGACATCACCTACTCCACCGATAAGCCTGGTCATGTAGTGAACCACGCCGGCAAGACCGTGCTGTTCGGCGATGGTGACGGCAAAATCCAGATCTTCGACACCGCTTCCCTCCTCAAGGGCGATGAAGTAGAACCTGAGATCAAAAACGCCCTCAAAGCCCACCACGGCGTGGCAGTAGTCCTCGAAAACGGCGACCTGCTGCACACTTTGGGCGATGAGGATTCCCGCAACGGCGCCGTCGTATTCAACGCAGCCGGTGAAGAAATCGCCCGCAACGAACAGTGCCCCGGCGTTCACGGTGAAAGCGCAGCACTCGGTGACGCCATCGCAGTTGGCTGTGAAGACGGTGTACTGATCTACAAGGACGGCGAGTTCACCAAGGTCCAGGCACCTGATTCCTACGGTCGCATCGGCAACCAATCAGGCAGCGACGTCTCTCCTGTCGTCCTCGGCGATTACAAGGTAGATAAAGACGCCGACTTGGAGCGCCCAGAGCGCGTTTCCCTCACCAACACCGAGACCGGCGAGCTCACCCTCGTTGACCTCGGCACCTCCTACTCCTTCCGCTCACTTGGCCGTGGCCCTGCAGGCGAAGCAGTAGTTCTAGGCACCGACGGCGCACTCCACATCATCGATGCCAACACCGGCGCCATCACCAACACCTACCCCGTCATCGATGCCTGGACCGAACCAGAAGTATGGCAAGAAGCACGCCCAACCCTGTTCATCAACAAGGACCGCGCATACGTCTCCGACCCATCAAACAACGAACTCCATGTTGTTGACCTGGCCAACGGCAACATCCTTGCCAGCGCCACCCTGCCAGGAACCCCCAACGAGCTCACCGGAGTGAGCGGCTAA
- a CDS encoding ATP-binding protein yields MEPFELEKDLERLRKNGKDDETVEVKSWGRLPLSKGSKSFWESLSAFANTNGGYILLGLSEPDFTPVEGFDSQASIQFIRAGLNPQDRDAQKVEPVPHHEIHEMTVDGAEVVLVSVSPLSVNGPCYYLPVGITNGSFKRVGDEDRKLSHLEIYELQNRFVQTKTDRNPVPDSSIDDLNNQLAASFKQRLIESNSRSLGTDDNWLLRKNITTSKGELTIAGLLALGSYPQQFFPRVIIDVAVHPGLHKSPIGTSIRFEDRKICEGNLLEMVQEAMSAIKRNLRVRRVVEGLSGKDVLEIPEEVLREALANAVLHRDYSELAQNEAIHVDIYKDRVEITSPGGLPNGKRPESILDGYSEPRNRVLSRILMDIPWTHEVQGVLAESNGTGVPRMFNLMREAGLPVPNFKIDISSVTVELSRHGLLDAQTSEWLVEKLGSDFSNTQGIALVLAKELGAVTSRDLRNQTGHDSEDMRSLLDALVDRGVLNQNLQNQYQLATSSVNVTQSEQEVLDAINKTTPVTIREIATKTGKTASSLRPLLRGLVEAGLVVATAPPSSRNRAYLKA; encoded by the coding sequence GTGGAACCATTCGAATTAGAGAAAGACCTTGAGCGTCTTAGGAAAAACGGAAAAGACGATGAAACCGTAGAAGTGAAATCTTGGGGTCGGTTACCTTTAAGCAAAGGATCAAAAAGCTTCTGGGAATCATTAAGCGCATTCGCAAACACCAACGGTGGATACATCCTATTGGGGCTAAGCGAACCAGATTTCACTCCAGTTGAAGGATTTGATTCACAGGCGAGTATCCAGTTCATTCGTGCAGGTTTAAATCCACAAGATCGCGACGCCCAAAAAGTGGAACCAGTGCCCCATCATGAAATTCATGAAATGACTGTTGATGGTGCTGAAGTTGTTTTAGTTTCAGTCTCACCGTTGTCAGTGAACGGGCCCTGTTATTATCTTCCCGTCGGAATCACTAATGGCAGCTTCAAACGCGTTGGCGATGAAGACCGGAAGCTCAGTCATCTTGAAATTTACGAGCTCCAAAATAGGTTTGTTCAAACCAAAACAGATAGAAATCCAGTTCCAGATTCAAGCATCGACGATCTCAACAATCAGCTCGCGGCGTCATTTAAGCAGCGCCTAATTGAGTCAAATAGTCGCTCCCTTGGAACAGACGATAACTGGTTACTGCGCAAAAATATCACTACATCAAAGGGAGAACTGACGATTGCTGGCTTACTGGCTCTCGGAAGCTATCCTCAACAGTTTTTCCCCCGAGTGATCATTGATGTTGCCGTACATCCAGGTCTGCATAAGTCACCAATCGGTACCTCAATTCGTTTTGAAGACCGAAAAATCTGCGAGGGAAATCTTCTCGAGATGGTTCAAGAGGCTATGTCTGCCATCAAACGAAACCTACGTGTACGCCGCGTCGTTGAAGGACTCTCAGGTAAAGATGTTCTAGAAATCCCAGAAGAAGTTTTGAGAGAGGCTCTAGCAAACGCCGTACTTCACCGTGATTATTCTGAGCTAGCTCAAAATGAAGCAATTCATGTAGACATCTATAAGGATCGAGTTGAGATCACGAGTCCAGGTGGATTACCCAATGGTAAACGCCCAGAGTCAATACTGGACGGATACTCTGAACCAAGAAATCGTGTGCTTTCAAGAATCCTAATGGATATTCCATGGACACATGAAGTACAAGGAGTACTTGCTGAAAGCAACGGTACTGGCGTTCCCCGAATGTTCAATTTGATGCGTGAAGCGGGACTTCCGGTACCGAATTTTAAGATTGATATTTCTAGCGTCACTGTCGAACTCAGCCGTCACGGTCTTCTAGATGCCCAAACAAGTGAATGGCTTGTAGAAAAACTCGGATCAGATTTTTCTAACACACAAGGCATTGCTCTTGTTCTCGCAAAAGAACTTGGAGCGGTAACGTCTCGAGATCTCCGCAATCAAACTGGTCATGATTCAGAAGACATGCGCAGCTTACTTGACGCTTTGGTTGATCGGGGCGTTCTAAACCAAAACTTACAGAACCAATATCAGCTTGCGACATCGTCTGTGAATGTAACTCAAAGCGAACAAGAAGTCTTAGATGCAATCAATAAAACAACTCCTGTCACAATTCGAGAAATTGCCACAAAAACAGGGAAAACTGCATCGTCTCTTCGGCCGCTGCTTCGTGGCCTTGTTGAAGCAGGTCTTGTGGTTGCAACTGCTCCACCATCAAGCCGCAACCGAGCGTACTTGAAGGCTTGA
- a CDS encoding metal ABC transporter substrate-binding protein, which yields MILKDIFNNGELFGASSAKNFRKLLAVPAVAASLAFGITACSAVDDTPDIVVTTNILGDVVSHIVGDSADVQVLMKPNADPHSFGVSAQDAAAMEHADLIVANGLGLEEGLQSNVDNAKSQGVPVLEVGEHIDVIDYSPGVPDPHFWTDPARMIAATEVIEAELIKELDPSLTESITQSAQHYREELVALDEEVTELLSGVAPENRKLVTNHNVFGYLASRFNYTVIDTIIPGGSTLAAPSASDLNDISTAIEDNNVPAIFTDTSSPQRLAEVLASNAGIDVQVVSIFTESLTDADGEAPTYISMQKINAERIASTLS from the coding sequence GTGATACTGAAAGACATTTTCAATAATGGGGAGCTCTTTGGGGCTTCCTCCGCGAAAAATTTCCGAAAACTACTAGCTGTTCCAGCCGTTGCCGCCTCACTAGCTTTTGGTATCACCGCCTGTTCCGCTGTAGATGACACCCCTGACATTGTGGTCACCACCAACATCCTGGGTGATGTTGTAAGCCATATCGTGGGAGATTCCGCAGATGTCCAAGTACTCATGAAACCCAACGCAGATCCACATTCCTTCGGAGTCTCAGCACAAGACGCCGCTGCCATGGAACATGCCGATCTCATCGTGGCCAATGGACTAGGACTTGAAGAGGGCCTTCAATCCAATGTGGACAATGCCAAAAGCCAAGGGGTTCCCGTCTTGGAAGTCGGCGAACACATCGATGTCATTGACTACTCCCCCGGCGTTCCAGATCCTCACTTTTGGACAGACCCGGCGCGCATGATCGCCGCCACGGAAGTTATAGAAGCTGAACTGATCAAAGAACTCGATCCTTCCCTGACTGAATCGATCACACAATCAGCCCAGCACTACCGTGAGGAACTTGTTGCCCTTGATGAGGAAGTCACCGAATTGCTCAGCGGCGTGGCCCCAGAAAACCGCAAGCTGGTAACCAATCACAATGTTTTTGGATACCTGGCCAGCCGGTTTAACTACACCGTCATTGACACCATCATCCCAGGTGGAAGCACATTGGCGGCGCCTTCAGCATCTGACCTCAATGACATCTCCACCGCCATCGAAGACAACAATGTTCCCGCAATCTTCACCGATACCTCAAGCCCACAACGGTTAGCTGAAGTGTTGGCCAGCAACGCTGGCATTGATGTTCAAGTGGTGTCCATTTTCACGGAATCACTCACCGATGCAGATGGTGAAGCACCCACCTACATCAGCATGCAAAAAATCAATGCCGAGCGCATTGCAAGCACTTTGTCCTAA
- a CDS encoding 5'-nucleotidase C-terminal domain-containing protein, with protein sequence MQSGNYGHALADVDFSFNHDTGELTVDDARMLGVDDINACENPDDTIADIVAQAELDAGEAGKEVVATIDGDFLRASDEGAESGSNYGAESQLVNMIASAVRWSMSTNTATTADIGLMNAGGLHTDLFSGDVTYAEAFEIQPFSGEDSFVTLKGSDFKDALEQQWEEGSARPVAALGVSDNVSYTYDINRPIGDRVTSVTIDDTPLDPERDYVVAASLYLQSGNEGMTALTRGTAPAQTGIVDVQSTIGYLSNNNVTPRTGQAQISITPSGEFNAGETITLDMAGLRYTQGDTATEVTVSLREEIVSAPIDPQLGEAGFGEAGTATVSLDIPATLSGTQNLVVTTDTGTRISMPVEIVGAEQPAPQPAGSSVLGTGVLSGLLGIVVGILGMVGLVNWIDPSFIQQIQQQIFA encoded by the coding sequence ATGCAGTCTGGAAACTACGGGCACGCACTTGCCGATGTAGATTTCAGCTTCAACCACGACACCGGTGAGCTCACCGTAGATGATGCCCGCATGCTCGGAGTCGACGATATCAACGCGTGTGAAAACCCAGATGACACCATTGCAGATATTGTTGCTCAGGCGGAACTTGATGCTGGTGAAGCCGGCAAAGAAGTAGTAGCGACCATCGATGGCGATTTTCTCCGCGCCAGCGACGAAGGAGCAGAATCTGGCTCCAACTACGGCGCTGAATCCCAGCTCGTCAACATGATTGCCAGTGCTGTGCGTTGGTCCATGTCCACCAATACCGCCACCACCGCAGACATTGGGCTTATGAACGCCGGAGGACTCCACACTGACCTATTCAGCGGCGATGTTACCTACGCCGAAGCTTTTGAAATCCAGCCTTTCTCCGGTGAAGATTCATTTGTCACCCTCAAGGGATCAGACTTCAAAGATGCCCTTGAGCAGCAGTGGGAAGAAGGTTCTGCACGACCAGTGGCAGCACTTGGCGTATCCGACAACGTTTCCTACACCTACGACATCAACCGTCCAATCGGTGACCGCGTCACTTCCGTGACCATTGATGATACCCCACTTGATCCGGAACGCGACTACGTTGTTGCAGCTTCCCTGTACCTCCAGTCCGGCAACGAAGGTATGACCGCACTGACCCGCGGAACCGCACCTGCACAAACCGGCATCGTGGATGTACAGTCCACCATCGGATACTTGTCCAACAACAATGTCACCCCACGTACTGGTCAAGCCCAGATTTCCATCACCCCATCCGGTGAGTTCAATGCGGGTGAAACCATCACCCTTGACATGGCAGGACTCCGCTACACCCAAGGCGACACTGCCACGGAAGTAACTGTCAGCCTTCGAGAAGAAATTGTTTCAGCACCAATTGATCCTCAGCTCGGAGAAGCTGGCTTTGGCGAAGCTGGAACCGCGACAGTGAGCTTGGACATTCCTGCAACCCTTTCAGGTACTCAAAACCTCGTTGTCACCACCGATACCGGCACCCGTATTTCCATGCCAGTTGAGATTGTTGGCGCAGAACAACCAGCACCGCAACCAGCAGGTTCCTCTGTTTTAGGAACTGGAGTGCTCAGTGGACTCCTCGGCATTGTTGTAGGAATTCTAGGAATGGTCGGTCTGGTGAACTGGATTGACCCAAGCTTCATTCAACAGATCCAGCAGCAAATCTTTGCTTAA